In Pseudovibrio brasiliensis, the following are encoded in one genomic region:
- a CDS encoding tetratricopeptide repeat protein: protein MTELVPELGKSPEEDIKAIAKGAIGRSLGLTKDDINPGLVMAKGLMDTGRTEKALEIYTGLVLLEPINVDVQLGLANCAVQLQQYTLAVQAASAAMVLDPTNPRPYYFSGVACLALGHITEAKEDLEDTLKYVLERKDAEIHQAAQKLLSGLNNA from the coding sequence ATGACTGAGCTTGTTCCAGAACTGGGCAAATCTCCAGAAGAAGACATTAAGGCAATTGCAAAGGGTGCGATTGGCCGGAGTTTGGGGCTGACAAAAGACGATATCAATCCGGGGCTGGTGATGGCCAAGGGGTTGATGGATACTGGCCGGACAGAGAAGGCTCTTGAGATCTATACCGGTCTGGTTTTGCTTGAGCCGATCAATGTTGATGTTCAGCTTGGTCTGGCAAACTGCGCAGTGCAGCTACAGCAGTACACGCTTGCTGTTCAGGCAGCCTCTGCTGCAATGGTGCTCGATCCTACCAATCCGCGTCCATACTACTTCTCTGGCGTTGCTTGTCTTGCTCTCGGTCATATCACTGAGGCAAAAGAAGATTTGGAAGATACGCTGAAGTACGTTTTGGAACGTAAGGATGCTGAGATCCATCAGGCGGCTCAAAAGCTGCTGTCTGGTCTGAACAACGCTTAG
- a CDS encoding type III secretion system chaperone, translated as MLEKLLNDACQILGVEPKEDEQDQSIRIVDLDAFSLKFKLVPDSDRICVSACLCELTPVQRDRILELVLVYNTQSFQSGGMRLVLIENDALVMHNDLRAVAWDADKLAKFVLAFADVSAGWLKIVREMGAQAEASSDDLTQDTFEPATLISL; from the coding sequence ATGCTCGAGAAATTGCTCAATGATGCATGTCAGATATTAGGTGTTGAGCCAAAAGAAGATGAACAGGATCAATCTATTCGTATTGTTGACCTGGATGCTTTTTCTCTGAAATTCAAACTCGTTCCGGACAGTGATCGCATCTGCGTTTCCGCCTGTCTGTGCGAGCTGACACCGGTTCAACGAGACCGTATTCTTGAGCTTGTTCTCGTCTACAACACTCAAAGCTTTCAGTCCGGTGGGATGCGTCTGGTTCTCATCGAAAATGATGCTCTCGTGATGCACAACGATCTGCGCGCTGTGGCCTGGGACGCTGATAAGCTGGCCAAGTTTGTGCTGGCATTTGCTGATGTTTCTGCCGGTTGGCTGAAGATCGTGCGTGAAATGGGTGCTCAGGCTGAAGCCTCATCCGATGATCTGACGCAGGACACATTTGAACCTGCAACACTGATCAGCCTTTAA
- the gspD gene encoding type II secretion system secretin GspD, producing MIGAKLSSMLRKTAGVFSIAVILLGCTTTQPADQEWEDTAPPAGLTEQLQYFFSEENQRDVHLALSGQPRLASHSRGTLGRSINTRWVNSENAAQGRPGTAFFFNDEEAKVLLADARLNSANRQEIRVAQSSDAKATSDVVRLNFRGESLEYFIQQTLGGILQVNYVIDEPLEGTVTFQTENPIAKDQMLSLVRVLLGRNGYILKLIDQIFHIGRPETIQAIEQFSGVGSAGDLKLRILPVRSASSDDAAKVLQAILPAGASAVAVEGSNKIAIRARPEDIGAAEELVNSLYNRDNDKTIVSVLRLQQSSASQVAKQITTLFQQLYPNQLTSPLTIIPLETQQSLLVAVQSREMLQRVRRITKEVDYNLLDTPKVRIITLKYLPANEIATQLTQILEGEGGSGVAAPPVEQRQQASRGNGSSARKFPVSANGESAGPVEDSINNRFSNANKLFDGLTDAPSNRVAVGSKVGIVADSRNNALLVNSTYKEFKHIRDVVQALDLPLSQVVIEATIAEVNINDNLSYGVQWYLAKGNFSGGIGAVADGASRPTKAAGGALSLNTVGVDVVLKALQNITKVKVISSPYLTVLDGRKARLVIGDQVPFASRSQSSSNDGNVTVTNEVDVKDTGIVLQVEPNIRSNNSVLLQIQQEVSNVVQNKTEEGSLTPTIATRTINSDIVVESGRTILLGGLIQERKENGESGVPILRKIPVFGELFKENTTNDTRRTELLVMITPRVVRKQSELQNITQKLRRELSTF from the coding sequence ATGATTGGTGCTAAACTAAGTTCAATGCTGCGCAAGACAGCAGGCGTATTTTCAATTGCCGTGATCCTGCTGGGCTGTACAACGACCCAGCCGGCTGATCAGGAATGGGAAGACACAGCTCCGCCAGCGGGGCTTACAGAACAGCTGCAATATTTCTTTTCAGAAGAGAACCAGCGTGATGTTCATCTTGCCCTTTCAGGCCAACCGCGACTGGCATCTCACTCACGTGGTACTCTGGGTCGTTCGATCAACACCCGTTGGGTGAACAGTGAAAATGCGGCGCAGGGCAGGCCGGGAACAGCGTTCTTCTTCAATGATGAAGAAGCCAAGGTTCTGCTGGCTGATGCTCGTCTTAATAGTGCCAACCGTCAGGAAATCCGTGTTGCTCAATCAAGTGATGCCAAGGCAACCTCTGATGTGGTGCGACTGAACTTCCGCGGTGAATCGCTGGAGTATTTCATTCAGCAGACGCTGGGTGGCATTCTTCAGGTCAACTATGTGATTGATGAGCCTCTGGAAGGCACGGTTACTTTCCAGACAGAAAATCCTATCGCCAAAGATCAGATGTTGTCTTTGGTGCGTGTTCTGCTTGGGCGTAATGGTTACATCCTGAAGCTGATTGACCAGATCTTCCATATTGGCCGACCTGAGACCATTCAGGCGATTGAGCAGTTTTCCGGTGTTGGTTCTGCTGGTGATCTGAAGCTGCGCATTCTGCCAGTCCGTTCTGCATCCTCTGATGATGCGGCGAAGGTTTTGCAAGCTATTCTGCCAGCTGGTGCTTCTGCTGTTGCGGTGGAAGGTTCCAACAAGATCGCTATTCGCGCACGTCCTGAAGATATTGGGGCGGCAGAGGAGCTGGTGAACAGCCTTTATAATCGCGACAATGACAAGACGATTGTTTCTGTTTTGCGTTTGCAGCAGAGCTCTGCGAGCCAGGTGGCGAAACAGATTACTACTCTGTTCCAGCAGCTTTATCCCAATCAGCTGACCTCACCGCTGACGATCATTCCGCTGGAAACGCAGCAGTCATTGTTAGTCGCGGTGCAAAGCCGTGAAATGTTGCAGCGCGTACGCCGGATTACGAAAGAGGTAGACTATAACCTGCTGGATACTCCGAAGGTTCGTATCATCACTCTGAAGTACCTGCCTGCGAACGAGATCGCGACACAGCTGACGCAGATCCTTGAAGGTGAGGGTGGTAGTGGTGTTGCTGCGCCGCCAGTTGAGCAGCGTCAGCAGGCTTCTCGTGGGAATGGTTCTTCTGCACGCAAGTTCCCGGTTTCTGCAAATGGTGAGTCTGCCGGGCCAGTTGAGGATTCCATCAATAACCGCTTCAGCAATGCTAACAAGCTGTTTGATGGTTTGACTGATGCTCCTAGCAATCGTGTTGCGGTGGGCAGTAAAGTTGGCATTGTGGCCGACAGCCGTAACAATGCATTGCTGGTGAACTCTACCTATAAAGAGTTCAAGCACATCCGGGATGTGGTGCAGGCACTTGATCTGCCGCTTTCTCAGGTGGTGATTGAAGCGACCATTGCGGAAGTGAACATCAATGATAACCTGTCCTACGGTGTGCAGTGGTATCTGGCCAAGGGCAACTTTTCAGGTGGCATTGGTGCTGTGGCTGATGGTGCGTCCCGTCCAACCAAAGCGGCTGGTGGTGCACTTTCTCTGAATACTGTTGGTGTTGATGTGGTGTTGAAGGCACTGCAGAACATCACGAAGGTTAAGGTGATTTCTTCTCCTTACTTGACCGTTCTGGATGGTCGTAAAGCGCGTCTTGTGATTGGTGATCAGGTGCCGTTTGCGTCCCGCAGTCAGTCTTCCAGTAATGATGGCAATGTGACTGTGACCAATGAAGTGGACGTGAAAGACACTGGTATTGTTTTGCAGGTTGAGCCGAACATTCGCTCCAACAACTCCGTGCTGCTGCAGATCCAGCAGGAGGTGAGTAACGTGGTACAGAACAAGACTGAAGAAGGTTCACTGACACCAACGATTGCTACACGTACCATCAACTCGGACATCGTTGTTGAATCTGGCCGTACCATTTTGCTGGGTGGCCTCATTCAGGAACGTAAAGAGAATGGTGAGTCCGGTGTGCCGATCCTGCGCAAGATCCCTGTGTTTGGTGAGTTGTTCAAAGAGAACACCACAAACGACACACGGCGGACGGAACTGCTGGTGATGATCACACCGCGTGTTGTTCGCAAGCAGTCTGAGCTGCAAAACATTACGCAGAAACTGCGCCGCGAGCTTTCAACTTTCTAA